ATCGGGATGCGCTTGTTGGAATGCCCGATGTTCCAGGGCCAGTTGCTCAACCCGGACAATGCGCGGGTATGGGCTGAGGTCGACCTTGAAACGTCGGGCGGCATACACCTGAGGCAATACGTACACATCAGCCAGGCTCGGCGACTCGCCAAAACAGTAACTTTGCTCACCGATCATTGCCTCGACGGCGGCGAATCCCTGATTGATCCAGTGACCGATCCAGGCATTCACGTCGTTCTCGTCATGACCAAGACCGCGCAAACGATTGAGCACCGAAACATTGTGCAGGGGGTGGATATCACAGGCGATCAGCGCCGCAACCGCACGCTGGGTAGCGCGAACCTCAAGGTCCGCCGCCAACAGCGGGCGCTCGGGATAGCGGTCTTCGAGGTATTCGATGATCGCCGAAGACTGCGTCAGCACCCGGCCGTTCTCCAGCCGCAACACAGGCACCCGACAATGTGGATTGATGGCCTTGAAGTCCGGCTTGAGATGCTCGCCGCCGTCGCGAATCAGGTTGACGGGGATCGCCGTGACGTCCAGCCCCTTCAAGGCCAGCGCGATACGTACCCGGTAACTGGAAGTGGAACGGTAATAAGTGAAGAGGTCCACGGCGCGATACACCATTGTTGTTATTTCGTAATCGGTTTACGTAATGCGTAAATTGCGCGATTGACGGGGTGCTGTCAAGCGGAGGCCGACAGGGTCGACTCCGCCGCCCGGTAGGACCGGACTTGTCCGGGAAGGCGTCGGGTCTGCCAAGGAAGTTCGGCAGCGCTTGCACCGGCTTCTTCGGGGACAAGTCCCCTCCTACCGGGTTGTATAGCTCGGTAGGACCGGACTTGTCCGGGAAGGCGTCGGGTCTGCCAGGGAAGTCCGGCAGCGCTTGCACCGGCCTCTTCGGGGACAAGTCCCCTCCTACCGGGTTGTATAGCTCGGTAGGACCGGACTTGTCCGGGAAGACGTCGGGTCTGCCGAGGAAGATCTTCAGCGCTTGCACCGGCCTCTTCGGGGACAAGTCCCCTCCTACCGGGTTGTGTTGATTCGGTAGGACCGGACTTGTCCGGGAAGGCGTCGGGTCTGCCAGGGAAGTTCGACAGCGCTTGCACCGGCCTCTTCGGGGACAAGTCCCTCCTACCAGGCGTCAAACCCAACCTTCCAGCCGTAACGTCGCCCGCACCAGGCGTTGTTCCTCGTTTTCGATCTCGCGCAGGTTCTCGCAGATGCTTTGAATATGCGCGACAGCCGCCTTGCGGGCCTGCTCTGGCAGACGACCGGTGACGGCGTTGTACAACCGGGCGTGGTGGCGGTCGATCTGGCGTTTCTGGGGTTCGCGGTGGTACAGGTTGTTGACCGACGCGAAGACCGTATTGAGCAGCAGGTCAGTCAGTGAACGCAAGGTCTGCACCAGCACCGGATTATGCGACGCCTCGCAGATCGCCAGATGGAACGCATGATCCAGGCGGGCATGGCCGGAAGCGTCCAGATCACTGCC
This genomic window from Pseudomonas sp. G.S.17 contains:
- the maiA gene encoding maleylacetoacetate isomerase — its product is MDLFTYYRSTSSYRVRIALALKGLDVTAIPVNLIRDGGEHLKPDFKAINPHCRVPVLRLENGRVLTQSSAIIEYLEDRYPERPLLAADLEVRATQRAVAALIACDIHPLHNVSVLNRLRGLGHDENDVNAWIGHWINQGFAAVEAMIGEQSYCFGESPSLADVYVLPQVYAARRFKVDLSPYPRIVRVEQLALEHRAFQQAHPDAQSDKPE